The following are encoded in a window of Struthio camelus isolate bStrCam1 chromosome Z, bStrCam1.hap1, whole genome shotgun sequence genomic DNA:
- the RIGI gene encoding antiviral innate immune response receptor RIG-I, which produces MTAVEKWSLRCYRRLIESTLNPLYILGNMTDWLSDEVRERIRKEEEKGVMAAATLFLDVVLQLESQGWFRGFLNALAAAGYTGLAEAIETWDFSKLEKLELHRQLLKRIEATMIEIDPVVLIPHINTCLIDRECDEILQISEHRSKPAGITKLIECLCRSDKEDWPKSLQLALDNTGYYRASELWDMTEDNGKGVDREPMNVSEDSFETSISYSEEGECDNNLSENFCSASEVIDQSPPIYEPKKARSYQIELAQPAINGKNTIICGPTGCGKTFVALLICEHHLRNMPAGRKGKVVFLATKVPVYEQQKNVFKQHFERSGYSVEGISGETIARVSVEKVIQDSDIIVLTPQILVNSFQDGTLHSLSIFTLMVFDECHNTTGNHPYNVLMTKYLEQKFDSSANQLPQIVGLTASVGVGSAKNTEEVIEHICTLCSYLDIQTISTVRENIQDLQSIVFKPETHVRQVKMRLQNHFVDVISGLMAETEALMRTIYSVDTATQITRNDFGTQKYEHWIVETQKKCRLLQLPDKEEESRICRALFICTEHLRKFNDALIICEDARIQDALAYLTEFFTNVKNGPFTELEQHLTAKFQEKEEKLTALSKDESNENPKLEELASILDEAYRYNPQTRTLLFAKTRALVAALKNWIEENPLLNSYIKPDVLMGRARNSQKTGMTLPSQKGVLDAFKTSKDSKLLIATSVADEGIDIAQCNLVVLYEYYGNVIKMIQVRGRGRARDSKCILVTSKSEVVENEKYNRYKEEMMNAAIEKLQKWDEATFARKIYNLQMKEKVLRDSKKKDTRPKVVEGKKNLLCGKCKSYACNTDDIRVIKESHHTVLGEAFKERYITKPHKQPVQFDDFMKKSKMYCQNTNCQHDWGIIVKYKTFDNLPVIKIKSFVMQDVATGTQMDFQKWRNVNYSLKIFDVEEMSN; this is translated from the exons GTTACACTGGGCTGGCAGAAGCAATTGAAACCTGGGACTTCAGCAAACTGGAAAAACTGGAGTTGCACAGACAGCTGCTGAAGCGGATAGAAGCGACAATGATAGAAATTGATCCGGTAGTGCTCATCCCCCACATAAACACGTGCCTGATAGACCGGGAGTGTGACGAGATTCTGCAG ATTAGTGAACACAGGAGCAAACCAGCAGGCATAACTAAACTCATTGAATGTCTCTGTCGATCAGATAAGGAAGACTGGCCGAAAAGCCTGCAGCTAGCACTAGATAACACAGGATATTACCGTGCAAGTGAACTATGGGACATGACAGAGG ATAATGGCAAAGGTGTTGATCGTGAACCGATGAATGTTTCTGAGGACAGCTTTGAAACTAGTATAAGTTATTCTGAAGAAGGAGAATGTGATAATAATCTCAGTGAAAATTTCTGTTCAGCTTCAG AAGTGATTGACCAGTCTCCACCTATTTATGAACCAAAGAAGGCTCGAAGTTACCAGATTGAGCTTGCACAGCCTGCTATCAATGGGAAAAATACAATAATATGTGGCCCTACTG GCTGTGGAAAAACCTTTGTGGCGCTTCTGATCTGTGAACACCATCTCCGAAACATGCCTGCAGGGCGAAAGGGGAAGGTTGTCTTCCTAGCAACGAAAGTCCCAGTGTATGAGCAACAGAAAAACGTATTCAAGCAGCATTTTGAAAGAAGTGG CTACTCCGTTGAAGGAATTAGTGGTGAAACCATTGCACGGGTCTCTGTAGAGAAGGTTATACAGGACAGTGACATCATCGTACTGACGCCCCAGATTCTCGTGAATAGCTTTCAGGACGGGACCCTTCACTCCCTCTCCATTTTCACTCTGATGGTGTTTGATGAGTGCCACAACACTACGGGCAACCACCCTTACAACGTGTTAATGACTAAATATCTGGAACAAAAATTTGACTCCTCTGCAAATCAGCTGCCACAG ATTGTAGGTTTAACTGCCTCTGTTGGAGTCGGTAGCGCCAAGAACACCGAGGAGGTGATAGAGCATATCTGTACGCTGTGCTCCTACCTGGACATACAGACCATATCCACCGTCAGAGAGAACATACAGGATCTGCAGAGCATCGTATTCAAGCCAGAAACAC ATGTCAGACAGGTTAAAATGCGACTTCAGAATCACTTTGTGGACGTTATCTCAGGTTTGATGGCTGAGACAGAGGCGCTGATGAGAACGATTTACTCAGTGG ATACTGCCACCCAAATTACCCGGAATGATTTCGGGACACAGAAATACGAACACTGGATAGTTGAAACTCAGAAGAAATGCAGACTGTTGCAACTACCTgacaaggaagaggagagcaggatTTGTAGAGCCCTCTTCATTTGCACTGAGCACCTAAGG AAATTCAACGATGCCCTCATCATCTGTGAAGATGCCCGCATCCAAGATGCTTTAGCCTACCTAACTGAATTTTTCACGAATGTCAAAAATGGACCATTCACAGAGTTAGAGCAGCATCTGACAGCCAAATTTCAAG agaaagaagagaagctgaCTGCCCTTTCAAAAGATGAATCAAATGAGAATCCTAAACTGGAAGAGCTTGCCAGCATCTTGGATGAAGCATACCGCTATAACCCACAGACCCGCACTCTCCTTTTTGCTAAGACAAGAGCACTAGTAGCT GCTCTGAAGAACTGGATAGAAGAAAACCCTCTACTTAATAGCTACATAAAGCCAGATGTTTTGATGGGTCGTGCAAGAAACAGTCAGAAAACAG GTATGACCCTCCCAAGCCAGAAGGGTGTGTTGGATGCTTTCAAAACCAGTAAGGACAGCAAGCTGCTAATTGCTACATCTGTTGCTGACGAAGGCATTGATATTGCCCAGTGCAACCTTGTTGTGCTCTATGAATACTACGGCAATGTCATCAAAATGATCCAAGTCAGAG GTCGTGGGAGGGCAAGAGACAGCAAGTGCATCCTTGTGACGAGCAAAAGCGAAGTGGTTGAGAATGAGAAATACAACCGCTATAAGGAAGAAATGATGAATGCAGCTATTGAAAAGCTCCAGAAATGGGATGAAGCAACATTTGCAAGAAAG atatataacctgcaaatgaaggaaaaggtGTTACGAGATTCCAAGAAGAAAGATACAAGACCAAAGGTAgtagaaggcaaaaaaaatctcctatGTGGAAAATGCAAATCATATGCTTGCAATACAGATGACATCAGAGTTATAAAG GAATCTCATCACACCGTCCTTGGAGAAGCATTCAAGGAGCGTTACATAACAAAGCCCCATAAGCAACCAGTCCAGTTTgatgattttatgaaaaaaagcaaGATGTATTGCCAAAATACTAATTGCCAGCATGACTGGGGAATCATAGTGAAGTACAAGACATTTGATAATCTACCCGTGATCAAAATCAAAAGCTTTGTAATGCAGGATGTTGCAACTGGGACACAAATGGATTTTCAGAAATGGAGAAATGTTAattattctttgaaaattttTGATGTTGAAGAAATGTCTAACTGA